The proteins below come from a single Candidatus Aenigmatarchaeota archaeon genomic window:
- a CDS encoding AAA family ATPase — protein MEKDEILKEITDKYLGSEEFNGYALYNLENEIQKIIELVKDEKIEINFGDGHPNFHIKAFDCDNVDTQLKKIDSMGLNNSCAYPTKKYLKTKIPYGKYKDKPFTRLIALGEATLNFAVFDLSVLEIYRNDPRFSYSTDDVGGQINISDDYYKSTEVKSSDKILLQTFGFCYEKEKFNRAVAVFYRYLANLSDEHQKIWHAKLLSGDYFLHPDYARSSMGHWPEKVSIFEAFIEELKTINEFSKLMNRPTLFKEDFKNNKPRDFAFLIRPTLKEFNSFIHLLDKMISDNINKDFFKDDIELESEEIRTDGKIIVRQKATITLLKDWLDKVVKFPDPKPKEEMIKTIRNIRTMRQHPAHKVDEDVFDQKYFKEQRELVIEAYNAIRTLRLILANNPRTRSYEVPDWLYKGEIWSF, from the coding sequence ATGGAAAAAGATGAAATATTGAAAGAGATAACAGATAAATATCTTGGTTCAGAAGAATTCAATGGTTATGCTCTTTATAATTTGGAAAATGAAATACAAAAGATAATTGAATTAGTTAAGGATGAAAAAATTGAAATAAATTTTGGTGATGGGCATCCGAATTTTCATATTAAAGCATTTGATTGTGATAATGTAGATACTCAATTAAAAAAAATTGATTCAATGGGACTTAATAATTCATGTGCATATCCAACAAAAAAATATCTCAAAACAAAAATACCTTATGGAAAATATAAAGATAAACCATTTACGAGATTGATTGCATTAGGTGAAGCAACACTAAACTTTGCGGTGTTTGATTTAAGTGTTCTAGAAATATATAGAAATGATCCTAGGTTTTCATATTCTACTGATGATGTTGGTGGGCAAATTAACATCTCTGATGATTACTATAAATCTACAGAAGTAAAATCCTCCGATAAAATTTTACTTCAGACGTTTGGTTTTTGTTATGAAAAAGAAAAGTTTAATAGAGCAGTTGCAGTATTTTATAGATATCTGGCTAATTTATCTGATGAACATCAAAAAATATGGCATGCTAAACTTTTGAGTGGAGATTATTTTTTACACCCGGATTATGCCCGAAGTTCTATGGGACATTGGCCTGAAAAAGTTTCAATTTTTGAAGCATTTATTGAAGAACTAAAAACGATTAATGAGTTTTCTAAATTAATGAATAGACCAACTTTATTTAAGGAAGATTTCAAAAATAATAAACCTAGAGATTTTGCATTTTTAATCCGACCAACACTTAAAGAATTTAATTCATTTATTCATTTGTTAGATAAAATGATTTCTGACAATATCAATAAAGATTTTTTTAAGGATGATATTGAGTTAGAATCTGAAGAAATTAGAACAGATGGTAAGATTATTGTTAGACAAAAAGCAACGATTACTCTACTGAAAGACTGGTTAGATAAAGTAGTCAAATTTCCTGATCCAAAACCTAAGGAAGAAATGATAAAAACAATAAGAAATATTAGAACTATGCGTCAACATCCTGCTCATAAAGTTGATGAAGATGTTTTTGACCAAAAATATTTCAAAGAACAAAGAGAGTTAGTTATTGAAGCATATAATGCAATAAGAACTTTGAGATTAATTCTTGCAAATAATCCTAGAACCAGATCTTATGAAGTGCCAGATTGGTTATATAAAGGAGAAATTTGGTCATTTTGA
- a CDS encoding RNA methyltransferase, with protein sequence MNLYGKRPVIERMRVDPESIRAIYVEGGTHIEELSRIAHEIGFRLNKIPRDKFYRMSRGLNTQGVIAEVEDFVYNDYEDIVSAPDEIKPILVFLDGVTDPQNLGSIIRSLACLGGFCLVLPRRESVDVNETVLRVASGGESHMPICQVSNLSNAIIRAKREGYWIGATVVEGGVNPAKARLNFPLGLIFGSEGQGIRPGLMNRVDYMLTIPMKGADLSFNVAVAATLFCYEAAKQRE encoded by the coding sequence ATGAACCTCTACGGAAAGCGGCCGGTAATCGAAAGAATGAGGGTTGACCCCGAAAGCATAAGGGCAATCTATGTTGAGGGAGGAACCCATATCGAGGAGCTCTCAAGGATTGCCCATGAAATCGGCTTTCGCCTTAACAAAATACCGAGGGACAAGTTCTACCGCATGTCGAGGGGGCTTAACACCCAGGGTGTGATTGCAGAGGTCGAGGACTTTGTTTACAACGATTATGAGGACATAGTCTCCGCGCCTGACGAAATAAAGCCGATACTGGTTTTTCTTGACGGGGTCACTGACCCGCAGAACCTTGGCTCGATTATCAGGAGCTTGGCGTGCCTGGGCGGCTTTTGCCTTGTCCTTCCCAGAAGAGAATCCGTTGACGTAAATGAGACGGTTCTCCGGGTCGCTAGCGGCGGCGAAAGCCACATGCCCATTTGCCAGGTTTCAAACCTCAGCAATGCGATTATCCGCGCTAAACGGGAGGGCTACTGGATTGGCGCAACAGTCGTAGAGGGGGGAGTGAACCCTGCCAAAGCCCGCTTGAATTTTCCGCTTGGCCTGATTTTCGGCTCGGAAGGCCAGGGGATAAGGCCGGGGCTGATGAACAGGGTGGACTATATGCTCACGATTCCAATGAAGGGCGCTGACCTGTCCTTCAATGTCGCGGTGGCGGCAACCCTTTTCTGCTACGAAGCTGCAAAACAGAGGGAATGA
- a CDS encoding cation diffusion facilitator family transporter, with the protein MEPDRKQKVLRKGERAVQVSAAVSIVLIVLKAAAGLLSGSIALLSSALDSFVDTLGMLAGWLGLKIAQRKPDKRFHYGYYRAETLATLFMSFIILYAALRLLLEGYSRLFSAADISYPLLGLAVAAVNILASFFLSRYLARVGEETSSPLLTVASRERLTDILSGIVVFIAVLTSYLKVPYVEGLVVIGISLLILRVGMASVKDSVLVLMDVSPSKAFASKIGEAVMSVGGVSSYNHLRMRKSGPFVFCELSIRVKKLASVYKAHEIAETVEMKIKEKLGEIASVTVHIEPDNEGKSRIAIPVSSCVGLESKIYPDIAEAPCILFVDVDRDGGKIDRHYVRKNPALGLKEKKCIKAAKMILKEKPDVLIVSRMCVPPFHLLKEQGLVEIYSSRGATAKSAVSNFLKGNLKKMKTKQLD; encoded by the coding sequence ATGGAGCCGGACAGAAAACAAAAGGTTCTAAGGAAGGGGGAGCGGGCGGTACAGGTTTCTGCGGCAGTTTCGATAGTGCTTATTGTTTTGAAGGCGGCGGCGGGGCTTTTGTCCGGAAGTATAGCCCTTCTTTCAAGCGCGCTTGACAGCTTTGTCGACACCCTGGGGATGCTTGCGGGCTGGCTTGGCCTTAAAATCGCCCAGAGAAAGCCGGACAAAAGATTCCATTACGGGTATTACCGCGCCGAAACGCTTGCAACGCTTTTCATGTCCTTTATCATCCTTTATGCGGCATTAAGGTTGCTCCTGGAGGGGTACTCCCGCCTCTTTTCTGCAGCGGACATTAGCTATCCCCTTTTGGGCCTTGCTGTTGCGGCAGTAAATATCCTGGCCTCTTTTTTTCTCTCCCGATATCTGGCTCGGGTGGGAGAAGAAACTTCCTCTCCACTTCTTACAGTTGCCTCAAGGGAGCGCCTAACGGACATCCTTTCGGGCATTGTTGTTTTTATCGCGGTCCTTACAAGCTACCTTAAGGTTCCTTATGTTGAGGGGCTTGTGGTAATTGGAATTTCGCTTCTTATTCTCAGGGTGGGCATGGCATCTGTTAAGGATTCGGTTTTGGTGCTGATGGACGTGTCCCCCAGCAAGGCATTTGCGTCAAAGATCGGCGAGGCGGTTATGTCTGTCGGGGGCGTGTCGTCTTACAATCACCTTCGCATGAGAAAGAGCGGGCCCTTCGTGTTTTGCGAGCTTAGCATCAGGGTTAAAAAGTTGGCAAGCGTATATAAAGCCCATGAGATAGCTGAAACTGTAGAAATGAAGATTAAGGAGAAATTGGGCGAAATCGCTTCAGTGACAGTCCATATAGAGCCAGACAATGAAGGCAAAAGCAGGATTGCAATTCCCGTAAGCTCTTGCGTCGGCCTTGAGTCCAAAATATACCCGGATATTGCCGAAGCGCCATGCATACTTTTTGTGGATGTCGACCGTGATGGAGGTAAAATAGATAGGCATTATGTGCGAAAGAATCCTGCGCTTGGGCTTAAGGAGAAAAAGTGCATAAAAGCCGCGAAGATGATTCTAAAGGAAAAGCCGGATGTTCTCATCGTTTCCCGGATGTGCGTACCTCCGTTTCACCTTCTAAAAGAGCAGGGGCTTGTTGAAATATACTCCTCGAGGGGAGCCACAGCCAAATCTGCAGTAAGCAATTTTCTTAAGGGAAACTTGAAAAAGATGAAGACAAAGCAACTGGATTAG
- a CDS encoding tyrosine--tRNA ligase: MDAMQRMDLVKLDPIEEIITEDELLELLKIKERPIVYDGFEPSGVAHLGTGVLRAIKIQDLLDANCRFKLLLADWHAMLNNKMGGDLERIQKAGKYLIEVWKACGVDTSKVEVVWASEMVKNPDYWKRVLEIAKLTTVSRMVRCSTIMGRSEGEMQYVSQLFYPAMQASDIFELEVDICQLGIDQRKVNILAREIAPKLGYNKPVCAHHHLLMGLQGAAKMNYGEGEEENKEIDAKMSKSKPETCIYVHDSPEDIAKKLKNAYCLTKVVEGNPVLELSRYIIFRKQKTLLIERPEKFGGNTEYSSYSELENAFREGLVHPMDLKTAVSRDLAKILEPVRVHFENNPEARELYEIVRGGITR, translated from the coding sequence ATGGACGCCATGCAGAGGATGGATCTGGTAAAACTTGACCCTATAGAGGAAATTATAACTGAGGATGAGCTTTTGGAGCTTCTGAAGATAAAGGAGCGGCCCATTGTCTATGACGGCTTTGAGCCTAGCGGAGTAGCCCACCTTGGGACAGGAGTTCTCCGGGCGATAAAGATTCAGGACCTTCTTGATGCGAACTGCCGGTTCAAGCTTCTTCTGGCTGACTGGCACGCAATGCTTAACAACAAGATGGGCGGCGACCTTGAAAGGATACAGAAGGCGGGAAAGTACCTTATCGAGGTCTGGAAGGCCTGCGGAGTCGACACGAGCAAGGTCGAGGTCGTATGGGCGTCTGAAATGGTCAAAAACCCCGACTACTGGAAGCGCGTCCTGGAAATCGCAAAGCTTACCACTGTGAGCAGGATGGTGCGCTGTTCGACGATAATGGGGAGAAGCGAGGGTGAAATGCAGTATGTTTCCCAGCTTTTCTACCCCGCGATGCAGGCATCTGACATTTTCGAGCTTGAAGTCGACATCTGCCAGCTTGGAATAGACCAAAGAAAAGTCAACATCCTTGCAAGGGAAATCGCCCCGAAGCTTGGCTACAATAAGCCGGTTTGCGCCCACCACCACCTTCTTATGGGTCTTCAGGGAGCAGCCAAGATGAATTACGGCGAAGGCGAGGAGGAAAATAAGGAGATTGACGCGAAGATGAGCAAGTCAAAGCCAGAAACCTGCATATATGTCCATGATTCGCCTGAAGACATTGCAAAGAAGCTGAAAAATGCCTACTGCCTTACAAAAGTTGTCGAGGGAAACCCTGTCCTTGAGCTTTCGCGCTACATAATATTCAGGAAGCAGAAAACCCTGCTGATTGAGAGGCCGGAAAAGTTTGGCGGAAACACAGAGTACTCAAGCTACAGCGAGCTTGAAAACGCCTTCAGGGAGGGATTAGTCCACCCCATGGACCTTAAAACTGCGGTTTCAAGGGACTTAGCAAAGATACTTGAGCCAGTAAGAGTGCATTTTGAAAACAACCCTGAGGCGCGGGAATTATATGAAATTGTAAGGGGAGGAATCACCCGCTAA
- a CDS encoding thiolase domain-containing protein (Catalyzes the synthesis of acetoacetyl coenzyme A from two molecules of acetyl coenzyme A. It can also act as a thiolase, catalyzing the reverse reaction and generating two-carbon units from the four-carbon product of fatty acid oxidation), with translation MAIAIIGTGITQFGELWDSSWEELVREACMEAIKNANVEVNEIDCGYFGNMNLSRFDGQDHLVARINEFLGLSHVFRTEAACASGSVALKLAATQVELAALRGENDVALVCGFEKMTDQMTGRTTNILASASHFDTEVMNGATFPGLYALLAQRYLHETGATEQDLHAIAIKNHKNATQNKKAMYRKEITMSHFKSHVATPLSLFDCSPISDGAAAMLVTTEKCAKYLGVEYVKLEDIEVCNSSISLAKRFDPLVLDAGVCASKRVYKRMGISPRDIDLIEVHDCFTINEILCLEAAGFAKRGEGYNLIRSILPYDSINQLTPPVPYTVDGRQLYVNTSGGLKAKGHPVGATGVAQIIEVCDQILGKAGGRNVNPNIGAALNIGGTGGTAVFSVLRR, from the coding sequence ATGGCTATTGCTATAATAGGCACAGGCATTACGCAGTTTGGCGAGCTTTGGGATTCCTCCTGGGAGGAGCTGGTGAGAGAAGCATGCATGGAGGCGATAAAAAATGCCAATGTTGAAGTTAACGAAATTGATTGCGGATATTTTGGAAACATGAACCTTTCAAGGTTCGATGGGCAGGACCACTTAGTTGCGAGGATAAATGAATTTTTGGGGCTAAGCCATGTATTCAGGACAGAGGCCGCCTGCGCATCCGGAAGCGTTGCACTGAAGCTTGCGGCAACACAAGTCGAGCTTGCAGCACTCCGGGGAGAAAATGACGTTGCCCTTGTCTGCGGATTTGAAAAAATGACCGACCAGATGACGGGCAGGACAACAAACATCCTTGCAAGCGCTTCCCACTTTGACACTGAGGTCATGAATGGCGCTACCTTTCCGGGGCTTTACGCGCTTCTTGCCCAGAGGTACCTGCACGAGACAGGCGCAACAGAGCAGGACCTTCATGCAATTGCAATAAAAAACCACAAGAATGCAACGCAAAACAAGAAGGCGATGTACAGAAAGGAAATTACGATGAGCCACTTCAAGAGCCATGTTGCAACCCCGCTTTCGCTTTTCGACTGCTCTCCGATTTCAGACGGCGCAGCGGCGATGCTGGTGACTACAGAAAAGTGCGCCAAGTACCTTGGAGTTGAGTACGTGAAGCTCGAGGATATTGAGGTCTGCAACTCCTCGATTTCACTGGCAAAAAGGTTTGACCCTCTTGTGCTTGATGCCGGGGTTTGCGCGTCAAAGCGTGTTTACAAGCGAATGGGCATTTCACCTAGGGACATTGACCTGATAGAAGTTCATGACTGCTTTACTATTAACGAGATTTTGTGCCTTGAGGCGGCGGGATTTGCAAAGCGCGGTGAAGGGTACAATCTCATAAGGAGCATCCTTCCATATGACAGCATAAACCAGCTTACCCCGCCGGTTCCTTATACAGTGGATGGAAGGCAGCTTTATGTCAACACTTCAGGCGGGCTGAAGGCAAAGGGACACCCTGTCGGGGCGACGGGAGTTGCACAGATTATCGAAGTCTGCGACCAGATTCTTGGAAAGGCGGGCGGCAGGAACGTAAACCCCAATATTGGGGCAGCCCTCAATATCGGAGGGACCGGAGGAACAGCGGTTTTTTCTGTTCTGAGGAGGTGA
- a CDS encoding hydroxymethylglutaryl-CoA synthase, which yields MPRPAKAQRINHFENVGLEGEVYSKTKLHVASDLFQFEKKLPYVTALIKTETKTIFGLVDEHNVEIGDWVVSRAGLIGVNDRGLRIYGSVWEKKHYFEEPLMKPPTTKREAPKYNFVGIEGYGVYVPRHRLDLSQLGKVWGKDAAGFKSFPGSFDDQASYACNATLSAMRHAGVDKQQVRFIEVGSESKVYAVKPTASIIAGMLRTSNCFAADNEFACKAGLQSFVNAHNFVMAHGGFGIAVGADSAQGEPNDVLEMTAGDGAAAFVLGAESPIALVEGMTSYTTDTADFWRNEGDRFPQHAGRFSGEPAYYKHVLASAKHLFNKLKLEAQDFDFVVFHQPNAKFPRIAATILGFNKEQFEPGIVFDWIGNTYSANCMLGLAKVLDIAGPYQRILVVSYGSGAGSDAMSLVTTPEIEKKRGRRARSVKSWIGQTDIGNLIVEGYGRYLRNKGLI from the coding sequence ATGCCAAGGCCAGCAAAAGCTCAGCGGATAAACCATTTTGAAAACGTGGGTCTTGAGGGAGAGGTCTACTCGAAGACAAAGCTTCATGTGGCGTCCGACCTGTTCCAGTTCGAAAAAAAGCTCCCCTATGTAACTGCGCTTATAAAGACCGAGACCAAGACGATATTCGGTCTTGTCGATGAGCACAACGTCGAGATTGGTGACTGGGTTGTTTCAAGAGCCGGGCTTATTGGGGTTAATGACAGGGGTCTTAGGATTTACGGTTCTGTCTGGGAAAAGAAGCACTACTTCGAGGAGCCGCTTATGAAGCCGCCAACAACCAAAAGAGAAGCTCCCAAGTACAACTTTGTAGGCATCGAGGGATATGGAGTATATGTCCCGCGCCACCGGCTTGACCTGTCACAGCTTGGAAAAGTCTGGGGAAAGGATGCAGCCGGCTTCAAGAGTTTTCCCGGAAGCTTCGATGACCAGGCGAGCTACGCGTGCAATGCAACTCTTTCGGCAATGAGGCACGCCGGGGTAGACAAGCAGCAGGTTCGCTTTATTGAGGTCGGAAGCGAAAGCAAGGTCTATGCTGTAAAGCCGACGGCAAGCATAATCGCGGGAATGCTTAGGACAAGCAACTGCTTTGCAGCGGATAACGAGTTTGCGTGCAAAGCGGGCCTGCAGAGCTTTGTGAATGCGCATAATTTTGTCATGGCTCATGGGGGCTTTGGAATTGCAGTCGGGGCGGACTCCGCGCAGGGGGAGCCGAATGACGTGCTTGAAATGACTGCCGGGGATGGGGCTGCTGCATTCGTACTTGGAGCGGAAAGCCCTATTGCGCTTGTCGAGGGCATGACAAGCTACACGACAGACACGGCAGACTTCTGGAGAAACGAGGGGGATAGATTCCCGCAGCATGCAGGAAGGTTTTCGGGCGAGCCGGCTTATTATAAGCACGTCCTTGCTTCGGCAAAGCACTTATTCAACAAGCTAAAGCTTGAGGCGCAGGACTTTGATTTTGTAGTCTTCCACCAGCCAAACGCGAAGTTCCCGAGAATCGCAGCCACAATACTTGGCTTCAATAAGGAGCAGTTCGAGCCGGGAATTGTTTTTGACTGGATAGGAAACACCTATTCTGCAAACTGCATGCTAGGGCTTGCAAAGGTCCTGGATATTGCAGGGCCTTACCAGAGAATACTTGTGGTTTCCTACGGGTCAGGCGCAGGAAGCGATGCCATGTCTCTTGTAACAACTCCTGAGATAGAAAAAAAGCGCGGCAGAAGGGCAAGGTCAGTAAAGAGCTGGATAGGCCAGACAGATATAGGAAACCTCATTGTTGAGGGGTATGGAAGGTACCTTCGGAACAAAGGGCTTATCTAG
- a CDS encoding glutamine synthetase III: MAADNAGKTEITETYGENSFGLNAMSAYLPTPAFTALKNTLDRGDPFPEELLGDVAEGMKNWAISKGATHFTHWFQPMTGLTAEKHEAFLEPLSDGRAIMKFSAKNLVSGEPDASSFPSGGLRATFEARGHTTWDPTSPAFIKYIGESPTLCIPSAFYSYNGDALDKKTPLLRSAEALSKSTRRLLKLFGEELPDKKAVPMVGIEQEYFLIDRDFYLERPDIILTGRSLFGRIGSKHQQMEDHYFGSIRKRVICFMEEVDKECWKLGIPAKMRHNEVAPAQFEIVPLYEEQNLAVDHNMLIMQILKETAEKHGLVCLLHEKPFKGVNGSGKHNNWSLFGPDGKNLLDPGHNPQENAKFLTAICAVIMAVDKHADLLRASVASSGNDHRLGANEAPPAIISISLGDELTEIISRIESGRNGTGKPKEMLKIGVSSIPPIPKDTTDRNRTSPFAFTGNKFEFRAVGSSQSCAGANTVLNTIIAEALDEICSQAEALTKKGEIFNQALQKVLLETIRKHKRIIFNGDNYSPEWQEEAKRRGLLNIRATPEALEYLRSEKAQKLFEKYGVYSKRELESRYHILWEMYEKTIDLEGKCMLDLAKTMILPAALRHQRNLCREVLLLKEANKNAKSISGMEKRLNRVSNLISKAMHESENLERIIEAGKTSEVLNVMANLREAIDGLEGEVEDKLWPVPKFREMLFVY; encoded by the coding sequence ATGGCCGCAGATAACGCCGGAAAAACAGAAATCACGGAAACCTACGGCGAGAATTCCTTTGGGCTTAATGCAATGAGCGCATATCTGCCAACCCCCGCTTTTACCGCGCTCAAAAACACCCTGGACCGGGGAGACCCTTTCCCTGAAGAGCTGCTGGGTGACGTCGCTGAAGGCATGAAAAACTGGGCGATTTCAAAAGGCGCAACGCATTTCACCCACTGGTTCCAGCCGATGACGGGACTCACTGCAGAAAAACACGAGGCATTTTTGGAGCCCCTTTCGGACGGAAGGGCAATAATGAAATTTTCGGCCAAAAACCTCGTTTCCGGGGAGCCGGATGCTTCAAGCTTTCCCTCAGGCGGACTTCGCGCAACATTCGAGGCAAGAGGCCACACAACCTGGGACCCGACAAGCCCGGCATTCATAAAGTACATCGGCGAGAGCCCGACACTTTGCATTCCTTCCGCGTTCTACTCTTACAACGGGGATGCGCTTGACAAGAAAACCCCTCTTCTAAGGTCTGCCGAAGCGCTTTCCAAGTCCACGAGGCGGCTTCTGAAGCTATTCGGCGAAGAACTTCCAGACAAGAAAGCCGTCCCGATGGTGGGAATAGAGCAGGAGTATTTTCTAATCGACAGGGACTTTTACCTGGAAAGGCCGGACATCATACTGACGGGGAGGTCTCTTTTTGGAAGAATCGGCTCAAAGCACCAGCAGATGGAAGACCATTATTTCGGAAGCATAAGGAAAAGAGTCATTTGCTTCATGGAGGAAGTTGACAAGGAGTGCTGGAAGCTTGGCATACCCGCAAAGATGAGGCACAATGAAGTCGCCCCCGCCCAGTTCGAGATAGTGCCCCTCTATGAGGAGCAAAACCTTGCGGTGGACCACAACATGCTGATCATGCAGATACTGAAAGAAACCGCAGAAAAGCACGGCCTTGTATGCCTGCTTCACGAAAAGCCATTCAAGGGAGTAAACGGCTCCGGAAAACACAACAACTGGAGCTTGTTTGGCCCTGACGGAAAAAACCTGCTTGACCCGGGGCACAACCCGCAGGAAAACGCAAAATTCCTCACAGCCATTTGCGCGGTCATTATGGCTGTTGACAAGCACGCAGACCTTCTTCGCGCGTCAGTTGCTTCAAGCGGAAACGACCACCGGCTCGGCGCAAATGAAGCGCCTCCAGCAATAATCTCCATCTCGCTTGGCGACGAGCTTACGGAGATAATTTCTCGGATTGAAAGCGGCAGAAATGGCACCGGAAAGCCAAAGGAAATGCTGAAAATCGGTGTAAGCTCAATTCCACCGATACCAAAAGACACGACAGACAGAAACAGGACTTCTCCATTTGCTTTTACCGGAAACAAATTCGAGTTTCGGGCAGTTGGCTCAAGCCAGTCATGCGCGGGAGCAAACACGGTCCTCAATACAATTATCGCAGAAGCGCTGGACGAAATATGCAGCCAAGCCGAAGCCCTTACCAAAAAAGGGGAAATCTTCAATCAGGCGCTTCAGAAAGTGCTGCTTGAAACAATACGAAAGCACAAGAGGATAATCTTCAACGGCGACAACTACAGCCCCGAGTGGCAGGAAGAGGCAAAAAGAAGGGGGCTTTTAAACATCAGGGCAACTCCCGAAGCCCTTGAATACCTCAGGTCCGAAAAAGCCCAAAAGCTTTTTGAAAAGTACGGGGTCTACTCAAAAAGGGAGCTTGAGTCAAGGTACCACATACTCTGGGAGATGTATGAAAAAACAATCGACCTCGAGGGAAAGTGCATGCTCGACCTTGCAAAAACAATGATTCTGCCTGCCGCCCTTCGCCACCAGAGAAATCTTTGCAGAGAGGTCTTGCTCCTAAAAGAAGCAAACAAAAACGCCAAAAGCATATCCGGAATGGAAAAGAGACTGAACAGGGTTTCAAACCTCATATCAAAGGCCATGCATGAATCGGAAAACCTTGAAAGAATTATCGAAGCAGGAAAGACCAGCGAAGTGCTGAACGTAATGGCAAACCTTCGGGAAGCAATCGACGGGCTTGAAGGAGAAGTCGAGGACAAGCTTTGGCCTGTGCCCAAGTTCAGGGAGATGCTGTTTGTGTATTAA